The following are encoded in a window of Saccharothrix longispora genomic DNA:
- a CDS encoding acyl-CoA carboxylase subunit beta, with product MTEAVAVETAFENRLVELRQIKDAARRGPDDAATTRQHERGKLTAHERIELLLDPGSFTEVEALRRHRATGFGLEHRRPYSDGVVCGWGTVHGRTVFVYAHDFRIFGGALGEAHAQKIHKVMDLAAAAGAPLVSLNDGAGARIQEGVTALAGYGGIFQRNTRCSGVIPQISVMLGPCAGGAAYSPALTDFVFMVRETSQMFITGPDVVHAVTGEEITQNGLGGADVHATTSGVAAFVYEDEQSCIEDVRYLISFLPSNNNEAPPVEPTDDPPDRRTDRLVELVPTDSTRAYDMCAVIEEIVDDGAFFQVHAGWATNVVCALARMDGHAVGIVANQPTVLAGVLDIEASEKAARFVQTCDAFNIPLVTLVDVPGFLPGVDQEHGGIIRHGAKLLYAYCNATVPRVQVILRKAYGGAYIVMDSRSIGTDVSLAWPTNEIAVMGAEGAANVIFRREIKAADDPEGMRRLKIKEYRTELMHPYYAAERGLVDDVIEPGRTRELLVRALRMLRAKHADIPARKHGNPPV from the coding sequence ATGACTGAGGCAGTGGCGGTGGAGACGGCGTTCGAGAACCGGCTCGTGGAGCTGCGCCAGATCAAGGACGCGGCTCGCCGCGGGCCCGACGACGCGGCGACCACCCGGCAGCACGAGCGCGGCAAGCTGACCGCGCACGAGCGGATCGAACTGCTCCTCGACCCGGGGTCGTTCACCGAGGTCGAGGCCCTGCGCCGGCACCGGGCCACCGGCTTCGGCCTGGAGCACCGGCGGCCGTACTCCGACGGTGTCGTCTGCGGCTGGGGAACTGTGCACGGCCGCACGGTGTTCGTGTACGCGCACGACTTCCGGATCTTCGGCGGCGCGCTCGGCGAGGCCCACGCCCAGAAGATCCACAAGGTGATGGACCTCGCGGCGGCGGCCGGCGCGCCCCTGGTGTCCCTCAACGACGGCGCCGGCGCCCGCATCCAGGAGGGCGTCACGGCGCTCGCCGGGTACGGCGGGATCTTCCAGCGCAACACCCGGTGCTCCGGGGTCATCCCGCAGATCTCGGTGATGCTCGGCCCGTGCGCGGGCGGCGCGGCGTACTCGCCGGCGCTGACCGACTTCGTGTTCATGGTCCGCGAGACCTCGCAGATGTTCATCACCGGCCCGGACGTGGTGCACGCGGTGACGGGCGAGGAGATCACGCAGAACGGCCTCGGCGGCGCGGACGTGCACGCCACGACCTCCGGTGTCGCCGCGTTCGTCTACGAGGACGAGCAGAGCTGCATCGAGGACGTGCGGTACCTGATCTCCTTCCTGCCGTCCAACAACAACGAGGCACCACCGGTCGAACCGACCGACGACCCGCCCGACCGGCGGACCGACCGGCTGGTCGAACTCGTGCCGACCGACTCGACCCGCGCCTACGACATGTGCGCCGTCATCGAGGAGATCGTGGACGACGGCGCGTTCTTCCAGGTGCACGCGGGCTGGGCGACCAACGTCGTGTGCGCGCTGGCCCGGATGGACGGTCACGCGGTCGGCATCGTCGCGAACCAGCCCACCGTGCTCGCCGGCGTGCTCGACATCGAGGCCAGCGAGAAGGCCGCGCGGTTCGTGCAGACGTGCGACGCCTTCAACATCCCGCTCGTGACGCTCGTGGACGTGCCAGGCTTCCTGCCCGGCGTGGACCAGGAGCACGGCGGCATCATCCGGCACGGCGCGAAGCTGCTCTACGCCTACTGCAACGCCACGGTGCCGCGGGTGCAGGTCATCCTGCGCAAGGCCTACGGCGGCGCGTACATCGTGATGGACTCGCGCTCCATCGGCACCGACGTCTCGCTGGCGTGGCCGACGAACGAGATCGCCGTGATGGGCGCCGAGGGCGCGGCCAACGTCATCTTCCGCCGCGAGATCAAGGCGGCCGACGACCCCGAGGGCATGCGCCGCCTGAAGATCAAGGAGTACCGCACCGAGCTGATGCACCCCTACTACGCCGCCGAGCGCGGGCTGGTGGACGACGTGATCGAACCGGGCCGCACGCGCGAGCTGCTGGTCCGCGCGCTGCGGATGCTCCGGGCCAAGCACGCCGACATCCCGGCGCGCAAGCACGGGAACCCGCCGGTCTGA
- a CDS encoding acyl-CoA carboxylase subunit epsilon has protein sequence MGEPDVRVLHGSLDDDELAALVAVLSAVAGAIRAGESAPPVPRPRRPTSYPASTSWRTRR, from the coding sequence ATGGGCGAGCCCGACGTGCGCGTCCTGCACGGCTCACTGGACGACGACGAGCTGGCCGCCCTGGTCGCGGTGCTCTCCGCGGTGGCCGGTGCGATCCGGGCGGGGGAGTCGGCGCCCCCGGTCCCCAGGCCCCGCCGGCCGACTTCCTACCCGGCGTCCACGAGCTGGCGCACCCGTCGCTGA
- a CDS encoding response regulator transcription factor has protein sequence MRVVIAEDSVLMRAGVQSLLADVGIETVAAVDNGDDLLLAVREHRPDLVIADVRMPPTFTNEGLRAALAARQEFPGLPVLVVSQYVEGSYAVDLIAKGAAGVGYLLKERVADVTDFLEAVRRVAGGGSAIDPEVVAQMLSRSRDPLDALTAREKEVLGLMAQGLSNAALARNLSVTQGAVENHISNIFAKLSLEAGRDENRRIRAVLTYLDSTVVRT, from the coding sequence ATGCGTGTCGTGATCGCCGAAGACTCCGTGCTCATGCGCGCCGGCGTGCAGAGCCTGCTCGCCGACGTCGGCATCGAGACGGTCGCGGCCGTGGACAACGGGGACGACCTGCTCCTCGCCGTCCGCGAGCACCGGCCGGACCTGGTGATCGCCGACGTCCGGATGCCGCCGACGTTCACCAACGAGGGGCTGCGGGCGGCGTTGGCCGCCCGCCAGGAGTTCCCCGGGCTGCCGGTCCTCGTGGTGTCGCAGTACGTGGAGGGCAGCTACGCCGTCGACCTGATCGCCAAGGGCGCCGCCGGGGTGGGCTACCTGCTCAAGGAGCGCGTCGCCGACGTGACCGACTTCCTGGAGGCGGTCCGGCGGGTGGCGGGCGGCGGTTCCGCGATCGACCCCGAGGTGGTCGCCCAGATGCTCTCCCGCAGCCGGGACCCGCTCGACGCCCTCACCGCGCGCGAGAAGGAGGTGCTGGGCCTGATGGCGCAGGGCCTCTCGAACGCGGCCCTCGCGCGGAACCTGAGCGTCACCCAGGGCGCCGTGGAGAACCACATCAGCAACATCTTCGCGAAGCTCAGCCTGGAGGCCGGCCGGGACGAGAACCGGCGCATCCGCGCGGTGCTGACCTACCTGGACAGCACCGTCGTGCGCACGTGA